GTATCGGACTTATTACGAGAGATGAATGTTTCTGACGCAACGATCTATAAATGGATATCGAAGTATGGCGGTATGGAGATATCAGATGCGAAGCGCCTGAGGGCGCTTGAGGATGAGAATAGGCGTTTAAAGCATATCGTGGCGGATCAGACGCTCGATATACAGGCGTTAAAGGCGCTCAATTCAAAAAACTTCCTAAGCCCAAAGTAAAACGGCAAGCAGTCGCTCGATTGCAAGGGCACTTTGGGCTGTCGACGTCAAGGTCGTGCAGGATCGTAGAGCTTAATCGGTCGAGTTGTTATTATAAGACCGTTAAGAAGGATAACGAGGCGGATGTCCTTAGGCGCATAAAAGAGCTCATTGATAAACATAAGAGCTGGGGCTATCCGATTATCCACGACGTGCTTCGGCGCGAGGGGCTCGTGAAGAACCCCAAGCGCACCTGGCGAATCTACAAAGAGAACGGCCTGACGCTAAAGTTGCGCAAGCGCCATAAGCGGGCGGCGATGCTTCGCTTGGAGCTCGCGGAGCCGACAAGGCCGAATGAGCGATGGGCAATGGACTTCGTGTCAGACGGCTTATGGAACGGTAGGAAGTTCAAGGCCTTGACAGTAATTGATATCTTTACCAAGGAGTGCCTTGCAATCGAAGTTGATACGTCGATTAACGGTGATCGTGTAACAAGAGTTCTTGATTGGCTTGTCCTTGCGAAGAGATGCCCGGAAGTGATTACGACTGATAATGGTCTTGAATTTGCAGGTATAGCTCTTGACCGGTGGGCATACAATAACAATGCACGTATTGACTTCATTAAACCCGGCAAGCCCATACAGAATGCGTTTATCGAGTCGTTTAACGGTCGATTGAGGCACGAGTGCCTTAATCAGCATTACTTCGTAACGCTCGGGGAAGCAAAAAAGATTATCGAAGACTGGAGAATGGAGTATAATACATTCAGGCCGCACGGATCATTAAACGGCCTAACACCGGAAGAATTCAGAAAGACCTGGAAAGAACAAAAACAACAACAAAAAACACCAGAATCTCAACTTACAGGCTGTACAGTGTAAGGGGTAAGGTCAGAGTTAGAATGAGTTCCTACGAAGCTCGAATACGAAAGTATTCGAGCGGAGTAGAACCACTAAATAAAAATAGGGACGATGGCAACTGTCCCTATTTTAATTAATGCCTATGAAAAAATCTTTTTTTAATAACATATTCCGGACCCTTGCATATAGAAATTTCCGTCTATTTTTTATAGGGCAGGGTATTTCTCTTATAGGGACCTGGATGCAGTATATCGCGATGGGCTGGCTTGTGTACCGACTTACTAATTCAGCGCTCATGCTGGGTGTAGTCGTATTTTCAAGCCAGATACCCACGTTTTTATTAAGCCCTTTTGCCGGCGTCTTCGCCGATAGATACGACCGCCGCAGCATACTTTTAATCACTCAGATACTGGCAATGATCCAGGCATTTATTCTGGCGTTTCTTACCCTTACTCACACAATAGCAGTTTGGCATATTATCGTTATGGGTATATTTCTCGGGGTAATAAATTCATTTGATATACCGGCTCGCCAGTCCTTTGTGATCGAAATGGTCGAGAGAAAAGAGGCGTTGGGAAATGCCATAGCGCTCAATTCTCTTATGTTCAATATGGCGCGGCTTGTGGGGCCTTCGATAGCAGGCGTAATTGTAGCGCTTGCCGGTGAGGGAGTCTGCTTTCTTTTAAATGGGATAACTTTTCTGGCGGTAATCGCATGCCTTATGGCTATGAAGATCAGCCCGAAGAAAAGAAAGGCAGTTTATAAAAATGTCATGCACGGCCTGAAGGAAGGTTTTAATTATACATTCGGCTCCACGCCCATAAAATTTATATTGATCCTTTTGGGGACCATGAGCCTTCTAGGCGCTTCCTATGTGGTACTTATGCCGGTCTTTGCAAGGGATGTCTTTCACGGCGGACCGGGAACCCTTGGCTTTCTTATGGCGGCCGTAGGCGTAGG
The nucleotide sequence above comes from Candidatus Omnitrophota bacterium. Encoded proteins:
- a CDS encoding MFS transporter, translated to MKKSFFNNIFRTLAYRNFRLFFIGQGISLIGTWMQYIAMGWLVYRLTNSALMLGVVVFSSQIPTFLLSPFAGVFADRYDRRSILLITQILAMIQAFILAFLTLTHTIAVWHIIVMGIFLGVINSFDIPARQSFVIEMVERKEALGNAIALNSLMFNMARLVGPSIAGVIVALAGEGVCFLLNGITFLAVIACLMAMKISPKKRKAVYKNVMHGLKEGFNYTFGSTPIKFILILLGTMSLLGASYVVLMPVFARDVFHGGPGTLGFLMAAVGVGALIGTLYLASRRGVLRLGNIIPISSAIFSVGMIFFSFSNNLWVSLAILVTIGFGSMVQMATSNIVLQTIVDDDKRGRVMSFYSMAFMGMMPLGSLIAGYLANNIGAPKTLMISGLLCALASLLFAAKIPHLKKVVHPIYEKIGISPEVAWGMSAATGLTVPPED